A stretch of the Nicotiana tabacum cultivar K326 chromosome 6, ASM71507v2, whole genome shotgun sequence genome encodes the following:
- the LOC107806622 gene encoding C2 and GRAM domain-containing protein At5g50170, whose translation MRLYVYLLEGKEWAVEDSYVKLKLGKLKSKTRVLKNTKNPIWNEEFVFRVNDLEEELVLSVYQHRDDSGFLNVHYGDFVGKVKIPVWSVAAEENQNLPPTWFSLQKPKSAKSVNRDCGKILLTLSFHGKGKDVSTNHVCYVNPTNDTSRENEVISKSSQDLHGFATHSKKISEGKHLMKNIACHFEKLFGKNEEAKKSDEEESKKDDSSDISTTASDYEDCLEESPVSHSFEEVIERMRTTSEDKEMPGDLHGGVLLDQTYVASSKDLNMLLFAPDSQFRKDLAELQGTTDMHEGPWSWKSDELCLTRVVTYMKAASKLVKAVQATEEQTYVKADGKEFSVFVSVSTPDVPYGSTFKIELLYKIMPGQQESSGEESARLVVSWAINFSQNTMMKSMIEGGARQGLKESFDQFAEVLARKLKVTTSKVVLEKDRALASLQTEHQSDWELAKEYFWNFTVVSTIFMVLYVLVHIILSEPSKLHGLEYHGFDLPDSVGEFITSGILVLQLERVYNMVSRFVEARLRRGNDHGVKAQGDGWVLTVALIEGVNLASLDPTGFPDPYVVFTCNGKTRTSSVQLQTLDPQWSEMLEFDAAEEPPSVLDVEVFDFDGPFDQASSLGHAEINFLKHTSAELADIWVPLEGKTALSSQSKLHLRIYLDNNNGVETIRDYLTKMEKEVGKKLNVHSPHKNSTFQKIFGLPPEEFLINDYSCSLKRKMPLQGRIFLSARIVGFYANLFGHKTKFFFLWEDIEDVNVVSPSWSTMWSPALIIILRKGRGVDVRHGARYQDEGGRLHFCFHSFVSFNVASRTIMALWRTRTLPPDQKAELVEVQQENDEKLVLSEDTASYLVVEDVQMSKVYSAELLVSVKSLMQMFDGGDLEHRVMSKSGCLNYVTTSWETVALNVSERLVSYKFNRFISVFGGEVTSTQQKSPIANDSGWTINEIMALHDVPFGDHFRVQFRYEIKDSTSVHNSCKCDVSVGVMWLKNTKFEQRITRNVVGKFTTRLKDILELVEREILLSS comes from the exons ATGAGACTTTACGTGTATTTGTTGGAGGGCAAGGAATGGGCAGTGGAGGACTCTTATGTGAAGTTAAAACTAGGAAAGCTCAAGTCCAAGACAAGGGTATTGAAAAATACTAAGAACCCTATTTGGAATGAAGAGTTTGTGTTCAGGGTTAATGATTTAGAGGAGGAACTTGTTCTCTCTGTATATCAACATCGTGATGATTCTGGATTCCTTAATGTTCATTATGGGGATTTTGTTGGTAAGGTGAAAATACCCGTCTGGTCTGTTGCGGCTGAGGAAAATCAGAACTTGCCTCCCACTTGGTTTTCTCTTCAAAAACCCAAAAGTGCAAAATCAGTTAACAGAGATTGCG GGAAGATTCTTCTCACTCTTTCCTTTCATGGGAAGGGCAAAGATGTATCCACCAACCATGTCTGTTATGTAAATCCAACAAACGATACTTCAAGAGAAAATGAAGTGATAAGCAAATCTTCTCAAGATTTGCATGGCTTTGCAACTCATTCCAAGAAAATTTCGGAAGGGAAGCATTTAATGAAGAACATTGCTTGCCATTTCGAGAAGCTTTTCGGCAAGAATGAAGAAGCCAAGAAAAGCGACGAGGAAGAATCGAAGAAGGATGATTCTTCTGATATATCCACGACCGCATCTGACTATGAAGACTGTTTGGAGGAGTCTCCGGTTAGCCATAGCTTTGAAGAAGTGATTGAGCGAATGCGGACAACAAGTGAAGATAAAGAAATGCCAGGGGACCTGCATGGCGGAGTCCTGCTGGACCAGACATATGTTGCGTCGTCAAAAGATCTTAACATGCTTCTTTTTGCTCCTGATTCCCAGTTCAGGAAAGATCTTGCAGAGTTGCAGGGTACAACAGATATGCACGAGGGTCCGTGGTCATGGAAATCAGATGAACTGTGTTTAACAAGAGTTGTCACCTATATGAAAGCAGCAAGTAAATTAGTTAAGGCTGTTCAAGCCACAGAAGAGCAAACATATGTTAAAGCTGATGGAAAAGAATTTTCTGTTTTTGTCTCTGTAAGTACCCCTGACGTTCCATATGGGAGTACTTTCAAGATTGAGTTGCTTTACAAGATAATGCCTGGCCAACAGGAATCTTCTGGTGAAGAATCCGCGCGTCTGGTTGTATCCTGGGCCATTAACTTCAGCCAGAACACTATGATGAAATCAATGATTGAAGGAGGAGCTCGGCAGGGATTGAAGGAGAGCTTTGACCAGTTTGCAGAGGTATTAGCTCGCAAATTGAAAGTAACAACTTCAAAGGTTGTCTTAGAGAAAGATCGAGCTTTGGCATCTTTGCAGACTGAACATCAGTCAGATTGGGAACTGGCAAAGGAGTACTTTTGGAATTTTACAGTTGTATCCACTATTTTCATGGTTTTGTATGTCTTAGTGCACATTATATTAAGTGAACCTAGCAAATTACATGGACTGGAGTATCATGGTTTTGATTTGCCGGATAGTGTTGGAGAATTTATCACCAGCGGAATACTAGTTCTGCAATTGGAGCGGGTATATAACATGGTTTCACGTTTTGTAGAAGCTAGGCTGCGAAGAG GAAATGATCATGGAGTCAAAGCACAAGGTGATGGATGGGTACTTACTGTAGCTTTGATTGAGGGAGTGAACTTAGCTTCCTTGGATCCAACAGGTTTCCCAGATCCATATGTGGTCTTTACATGCAATGGCAAAACAAGAACTAGCTCTGTCCAGCTTCAAACTCTTGACCCTCAGTGGAGTG AGATGCTAGAGTTTGATGCTGCAGAAGAACCACCTTCGGTGTTAGACGTGGAAGTTTTCGACTTCGATGGTCCATTTGATCAAGCTTCATCACTTGGGCATGCAGAAATTAATTTCCTAAAACACACTTCTGCAGAATTGGCAGACATTTGGGTTCCTCTCGAAGGAAAAACTGCTCTGTCTTCACAATCAAAGTTGCACTTGAGGATTTATTTGGACAATAACAATGGAGTTGAAACTATCCGAGACTACCTAACAAAGATGGAAAAAGAAGTTGGAAAGAAG TTAAACGTTCATTCGCCGCACAAGAACTCAACATTTCAGAAAATTTTTGGGCTGCCTCCAGAAGAATTTTTAATCAATGACTACTCGTGCTCCCTCAAAAGAAAGATGCCATTACAG GGGCGGATCTTTCTATCTGCCAGAATTGTTGGATTTTATGCAAATTTGTTTGGTCACAAAACAAAGTTTTTCTTCCTATGGGAGGATATTGAGGATGTTAATGTGGTTTCCCCATCATGGTCAACCATGTGGAGCCCTGCACTTATAATAATTTTGCGCAAAGGTCGAGGGGTTGATGTTAGGCACGGTGCTAGGTATCAAGATGAAGGCGGCCGActgcatttctgttttcattcATTTGTGTCATTCAATGTTGCAAGCAG GACAATCATGGCATTGTGGAGaacaaggacactgcctccagATCAGAAAGCAGAACTTGTAGAAGTGCAGCAGGAAAATGATGAAAAGCTTGTTTTGTCTGAAGACACTGCGTCATACTTAGTCGTTGAGGATGTACAAATGTCTAAAGTCTATTCTGCAGAACTACTTGTCAGT GTTAAATCACTGATGCAGATGTTTGATGGAGGAGATTTGGAGCATAGAGTAATGAGCAAATCTGGCTGTCTCAATTATGTCACAACTTCATGGGAAACTGTAGCTCTCAATGTTTCAGAGAGACTTGTATCTTACAAATTCAACCGCTTCATCTCAGTCTTTGGTGGTGAAGTCACAAGCACACAACAGAAGTCTCCTATTGCAAATGACAGTGGATGGACCATCAATGAGATCATGGCCCTGCATGATGTCCCGTTTGGTGATCATTTCCGA GTGCAGTTTAGATACGAGATCAAAGACTCTACTTCTGTACATAATTCATGCAAGTGTGATGTTAGTGTTGGTGTAATGTGGCTGAAAAACACCAAATTTGAGCAGAGAATTACTAGGAATGTTGTTGGGAAATTTACCACTCGACTCAAGGATATACTAGAGTTGGTTGAAAGGGAGATATTATTGTCAAGTTGA